The following are encoded together in the Variovorax sp. PBS-H4 genome:
- a CDS encoding response regulator → MELRLKTYIVEDNVTIRENLVGTLEELTCISAVGYAETEAEAVRWLAENVDQWELAIVDLFLKQGSGLGVLQAVSTRRPDQKIVVLSNYATPDIRKRCAQFGVDAVFDKSNEIDALIDFCMEQASTLRQTSGSS, encoded by the coding sequence ATGGAACTCAGATTGAAAACTTACATCGTCGAAGACAACGTCACGATCCGCGAGAATCTCGTCGGCACTCTGGAAGAACTCACGTGCATTTCCGCTGTCGGCTACGCCGAGACCGAAGCGGAGGCTGTCCGCTGGTTGGCAGAGAACGTCGATCAGTGGGAACTGGCCATCGTCGACCTGTTTCTCAAGCAAGGCAGCGGTCTGGGCGTGCTGCAGGCAGTCAGCACGCGCCGGCCCGATCAGAAGATCGTGGTGCTCAGCAACTACGCCACCCCCGACATCCGGAAGCGTTGCGCCCAGTTCGGCGTGGACGCAGTTTTCGACAAGTCGAACGAGATCGACGCGCTGATCGACTTTTGCATGGAGCAGGCCTCGACGTTGCGGCAGACCTCGGGTTCGAGCTGA
- a CDS encoding AsmA family protein, translating to MRIGATVLGLVAALLLLLALFPWDTLRGPINRYISEKTGRKFEITRRLDVDLGLRTATVKLDGIEFANPSWAREPYLVRAERATFDIRLWPLLAKRVVIPHIFLASPVLGLQMEEDGRRTWALGKDTADEGTVPVIGLLEVDQGTLDFLASHLGVDLHADFSYDSGRGELPLDFRVKGRYQRQPLTAQGRTGNVLQLNAAGQPPFPLEIDAAAGHTHLKAKGSVAELASLDGVDARFDLKGQNLGDLYGLLGIALPQTSPYALSGELRKRGKLWEAAGLQGKLGLSDIGGDMKYDQAPKVPSLSGTLRSRVMDMDDLGPLIGLPPTERSAKAIEGLTPPPSITEVKRAQRDAGRKVLPAATLDFERLRAMNADVKYTADRIKNVRELPLDKGSVQVKLRDGVLALDPLNLGVAGGSIAGAVRIDGAQNPADIRARLDVRGMQLSRLVPKIETMRSSFGKLDGRINLSGRGNSVASWLGHASGDVAALTGRGEFSNLLLEFMGLDGGEIIKFLLRGDKNVVLRCAAMAFDVDKGVMVSRSVVLDTEDTLFSASGRADLAKETLDFVVRPQPKDKSILSLRTPLVIGGTFASPRAGLEAGSLAARGAAAVLLGALNPLLALAATVETGPGSDADCQAVLAQAKQPSAGEAAAGAAKARKQ from the coding sequence ATGAGGATCGGCGCGACGGTCCTGGGGCTGGTTGCAGCGCTTCTGCTGCTGCTCGCCCTGTTTCCATGGGATACGCTGCGCGGTCCGATCAACCGCTACATCAGCGAGAAGACCGGGCGAAAATTCGAGATTACCCGTCGCCTGGATGTCGATCTGGGGTTGCGCACCGCGACCGTGAAACTCGACGGTATCGAGTTCGCCAACCCTTCGTGGGCGCGGGAGCCCTACCTGGTCCGGGCCGAGCGCGCCACCTTCGACATCCGGCTGTGGCCGCTGTTGGCAAAGCGGGTCGTGATTCCTCACATCTTTCTGGCCTCGCCCGTGCTGGGACTGCAGATGGAAGAGGACGGCCGGCGCACTTGGGCCTTGGGCAAGGACACCGCGGACGAGGGTACCGTGCCAGTCATCGGGCTTTTGGAAGTCGACCAGGGCACGCTCGACTTCCTGGCGTCACACCTCGGCGTCGACCTGCACGCCGACTTCAGCTACGACAGCGGCCGGGGTGAGTTGCCTCTCGACTTTCGCGTTAAAGGCCGTTACCAGCGTCAGCCGCTGACGGCCCAGGGTCGGACCGGCAACGTGCTGCAGCTCAACGCCGCCGGCCAGCCCCCCTTTCCCCTGGAGATCGATGCGGCGGCCGGCCACACGCATCTGAAGGCCAAGGGCAGCGTGGCCGAATTGGCAAGCCTGGACGGGGTCGATGCCCGTTTCGATCTCAAGGGCCAGAACCTGGGCGACCTGTACGGATTGCTCGGAATCGCCTTGCCCCAGACCTCTCCGTACGCGTTGAGCGGCGAACTGCGCAAGCGCGGCAAGCTGTGGGAGGCTGCAGGTCTCCAGGGCAAGCTGGGCCTGTCCGATATTGGCGGCGACATGAAATACGACCAGGCGCCGAAGGTGCCCTCCCTGTCCGGTACGCTGCGCTCGCGCGTGATGGACATGGACGACCTCGGCCCGCTCATCGGCCTGCCGCCCACCGAGCGCTCCGCCAAGGCCATCGAGGGCCTGACGCCGCCGCCGAGCATCACCGAGGTCAAGCGGGCGCAGCGCGATGCCGGCCGCAAGGTGCTGCCCGCGGCCACGCTGGACTTCGAGCGGCTGCGCGCCATGAATGCCGACGTGAAGTACACGGCCGACCGCATCAAGAACGTTCGCGAGCTCCCGCTGGACAAGGGCAGCGTACAAGTGAAACTGCGGGATGGCGTGTTGGCGCTCGATCCATTGAACCTGGGCGTGGCCGGCGGGTCGATTGCCGGCGCCGTACGCATCGACGGCGCGCAGAACCCGGCCGACATCCGCGCCAGGCTGGATGTGCGCGGGATGCAGCTCAGCAGGCTGGTGCCCAAGATCGAAACCATGCGCAGCAGCTTCGGCAAGCTCGATGGGCGGATCAATCTCTCCGGACGCGGCAACTCGGTGGCGAGCTGGCTGGGCCATGCTTCTGGCGACGTCGCCGCACTCACCGGCCGCGGCGAGTTCAGCAATCTGCTGCTGGAGTTCATGGGGCTGGATGGCGGCGAGATCATCAAGTTTCTTCTGCGTGGCGACAAGAACGTGGTGCTGCGCTGCGCCGCGATGGCCTTCGATGTCGACAAGGGCGTCATGGTGAGCCGCAGCGTCGTGCTGGATACGGAGGACACCCTATTCAGCGCGAGCGGCCGGGCCGACCTGGCGAAGGAGACGCTGGACTTCGTGGTGCGGCCGCAACCCAAGGACAAGAGCATCCTGTCCTTGCGCACGCCGCTGGTCATCGGCGGAACCTTTGCCTCGCCCCGAGCGGGCCTGGAGGCCGGATCGCTGGCCGCACGCGGCGCCGCGGCTGTCCTGCTGGGGGCGCTCAACCCCTTGCTCGCGCTGGCAGCGACGGTGGAGACGGGGCCCGGATCCGATGCCGACTGCCAGGCGGTGCTTGCCCAGGCCAAGCAGCCGAGTGCCGGCGAGGCGGCAGCCGGCGCAGCGAAAGCCAGGAAGCAGTAG
- a CDS encoding HesA/MoeB/ThiF family protein — protein MEDQDLLRYSRHILLEEFGIDGQERVSAAHALVIGAGGLGSPVVLYLAAAGVGHITLVDDDEVDLTNLQRQIAHGTARVGRAKVESAAAAMQDINPEIRIDTHAQRADEALLQRLVATADVVIDCSDNFATRHAVNRACVAAGKPLVAGAAIRFDGQLSVYDTRDDASPCYACLFPPDANFEETRCAVLGVFAPVVGTIGTLEAHEALKLLAGIGPSLAGRLLMFDGRRTAFDTLQVARDPSCSVCGHRPAAAS, from the coding sequence ATGGAAGACCAGGACCTGCTGCGCTACTCGCGCCACATCCTCCTCGAGGAATTCGGTATCGACGGCCAGGAGCGGGTCAGCGCCGCCCACGCATTGGTGATCGGCGCCGGCGGGCTGGGCTCCCCTGTCGTGCTCTACCTGGCAGCGGCCGGCGTCGGCCATATCACGCTGGTCGACGATGACGAGGTCGACCTCACCAACCTCCAGCGCCAGATCGCCCACGGCACCGCCCGTGTCGGCCGCGCCAAGGTCGAATCCGCAGCCGCGGCGATGCAAGACATCAATCCGGAGATCCGCATCGACACCCACGCGCAGAGGGCCGACGAGGCTCTGCTTCAACGCCTGGTGGCGACCGCCGACGTGGTGATCGACTGCAGCGACAACTTTGCCACCCGGCATGCCGTGAACCGCGCCTGCGTGGCTGCGGGCAAACCGCTGGTGGCAGGGGCGGCCATCCGCTTCGACGGTCAGCTGAGCGTGTACGACACACGCGATGACGCCTCGCCCTGCTACGCCTGCCTGTTTCCTCCCGACGCCAATTTCGAGGAAACGCGTTGCGCCGTGCTCGGCGTTTTCGCGCCGGTGGTGGGCACCATCGGGACGCTGGAGGCGCACGAGGCGCTGAAGCTGCTGGCCGGCATCGGCCCTTCGCTGGCGGGCAGGCTGCTGATGTTTGACGGACGCCGCACGGCCTTCGACACATTGCAAGTGGCGCGCGACCCAAGCTGCAGCGTCTGCGGCCACCGGCCTGCGGCCGCGAGCTGA
- a CDS encoding S41 family peptidase gives MGQKLKITGWVAAGAVAGALTTVSLQTVARGSLAPLPLEELQQLAAVFGMVKSDYVEQVDEKKLISDAISGMVAGLDPHSQYFDKKSFKEFREGTTGRFVGVGIEISQEDGLIKVVSPIEGSPAFRAGLKPNDMITRIDDTAVRGLSLNEAVKRMRGEANTKVLLTIFRKDENRTFPVTITREEIRTQSVRGKVMEPGYGWIRLSQFQERTVDDFVKKVEEIYKQEPNLKGLVLDLRNDPGGLLDAAVAISAAFLPENVTVVSTDGQLPESKSVYKAAPEFYQRRAGSDPLRNLPPGLKTVPLVVLVNEGSASASEIVAGALQDHKRAIVMGSQTFGKGSVQTVRPLGPDTGLKITTARYYTPSGTSIQAKGIVPNVLVDESAEGSPFAALRMREADLEKHLASGQGPEAKDPEREKARDEARKRLEEEAKKPPQDRKVPEFGNEKDFPLVQALNRLKGQPVLVSKTQVIVENKEEKKEN, from the coding sequence ATGGGGCAGAAACTCAAGATCACCGGCTGGGTCGCAGCCGGCGCCGTTGCCGGCGCGCTGACCACGGTCTCGTTGCAAACAGTTGCACGAGGTTCCCTCGCCCCTCTCCCACTCGAAGAACTGCAGCAGCTCGCGGCCGTGTTCGGCATGGTGAAGAGCGACTACGTCGAACAGGTCGACGAGAAGAAGCTCATCTCCGACGCGATCTCCGGCATGGTCGCCGGGCTCGATCCGCATTCGCAGTACTTCGACAAGAAGTCCTTCAAGGAATTTCGAGAGGGCACCACCGGCCGCTTCGTCGGCGTGGGCATCGAGATCTCCCAAGAGGACGGCCTGATCAAGGTCGTATCGCCGATCGAGGGCTCGCCGGCCTTCCGCGCCGGCCTCAAGCCCAACGACATGATCACCCGCATCGACGACACCGCGGTGCGCGGGCTTTCGCTCAACGAGGCTGTGAAACGCATGCGCGGCGAAGCCAACACCAAGGTGCTGCTGACGATCTTCCGCAAGGATGAGAACCGCACCTTCCCGGTGACCATCACGCGCGAGGAGATCCGGACCCAATCGGTGCGAGGCAAGGTGATGGAACCCGGCTATGGCTGGATCCGGCTGTCGCAGTTCCAGGAGCGCACGGTCGACGACTTCGTCAAGAAGGTCGAGGAAATCTACAAGCAGGAGCCCAACCTCAAGGGTCTGGTGCTGGACTTGCGCAACGATCCGGGCGGCCTCCTTGACGCGGCAGTGGCGATCTCGGCCGCATTCCTGCCCGAGAACGTCACGGTGGTCTCGACCGACGGCCAGTTGCCCGAGAGCAAGTCCGTCTACAAGGCCGCGCCCGAGTTCTACCAGCGCCGCGCCGGCAGCGACCCGCTGCGCAACCTGCCGCCAGGACTCAAGACGGTGCCGCTGGTGGTGCTGGTGAACGAAGGTTCGGCTTCCGCCAGTGAAATCGTGGCCGGCGCGCTGCAGGACCACAAGCGCGCCATCGTGATGGGCAGCCAGACATTTGGCAAGGGCTCGGTGCAGACCGTACGCCCGCTCGGGCCGGACACCGGCCTCAAGATCACGACGGCACGCTACTACACGCCGAGCGGCACCTCGATACAGGCCAAGGGCATCGTGCCCAACGTCCTGGTCGATGAGAGCGCCGAAGGCAGCCCCTTCGCGGCGCTGCGCATGCGCGAGGCCGACCTCGAGAAGCACCTGGCGAGCGGCCAAGGCCCCGAGGCCAAGGACCCCGAGCGCGAAAAGGCCCGCGACGAGGCGCGCAAACGCCTCGAAGAGGAAGCCAAGAAGCCGCCGCAGGACCGCAAGGTGCCCGAGTTCGGCAACGAGAAGGACTTCCCACTGGTGCAGGCGCTGAACCGGCTCAAGGGCCAGCCCGTGCTCGTGAGCAAGACACAGGTCATCGTCGAGAACAAGGAAGAGAAGAAGGAAAACTGA
- the gpmA gene encoding 2,3-diphosphoglycerate-dependent phosphoglycerate mutase, whose product MHKLVLIRHGESTWNLENRFTGWTDVDLTPLGIEQAKQAGRLLKSEGYDFDVAYTSVLKRATRTLWHTLDELDRTWLPVVHSWRLNERHYGGLQGLNKAETAKKYGDDQVLIWRRSYSVPPPPLEPTDPRSERGDPRYAKLAPEQVPLTECLKDTVARVLPFWNESMAPAIRAGRRLVVAAHGNSIRALVKYLDGISDEDIVGLNIPNGIPLVYELDDELKPLRHYYLGDAAAAEKAAAAVAAQGKA is encoded by the coding sequence ATGCACAAACTGGTACTGATCCGCCACGGCGAATCGACCTGGAATCTCGAAAACCGCTTCACCGGCTGGACCGATGTCGACCTCACTCCACTCGGCATCGAGCAGGCCAAGCAGGCCGGACGCCTGCTGAAGTCCGAGGGATACGACTTCGATGTGGCCTACACCAGCGTGCTCAAGCGCGCCACCCGCACGCTGTGGCACACGCTCGACGAGTTGGACCGCACCTGGCTGCCCGTGGTGCATTCATGGCGCCTCAACGAGCGCCACTATGGCGGGCTCCAGGGCCTCAACAAGGCCGAGACCGCCAAGAAGTACGGCGACGACCAGGTGCTGATCTGGCGCCGCAGCTACAGCGTGCCACCCCCGCCGCTCGAGCCCACCGATCCGCGCAGCGAGCGCGGCGATCCCCGCTACGCCAAGCTGGCGCCCGAACAGGTGCCGCTGACCGAATGCCTCAAGGACACCGTGGCGCGCGTACTGCCCTTCTGGAACGAATCGATGGCTCCTGCGATCCGCGCCGGCCGGCGCCTCGTGGTGGCAGCGCACGGCAATTCGATCCGCGCCCTGGTCAAATACCTCGACGGCATCTCCGACGAGGACATCGTCGGCCTCAACATTCCGAATGGCATCCCGCTGGTCTACGAGCTCGACGACGAGCTCAAGCCGCTGCGGCACTACTACCTCGGCGACGCGGCAGCCGCCGAGAAGGCGGCAGCCGCGGTCGCCGCACAAGGCAAAGCCTGA
- a CDS encoding rhodanese-like domain-containing protein: MKFIVDNWMLILIALSSGGMLAWPLLRGATSGSLTAQGAVQLINRERAVVVDVREPEEFASGHMIGARNVPLNQLEAKLASAVKNKTVPLLLVCATGARAQRAVAIAKKLGYEQAQAVAGGLKSWKEANLPVEKA, translated from the coding sequence GTGAAATTCATCGTCGACAACTGGATGCTGATCCTGATCGCGCTCAGCTCCGGCGGCATGCTGGCCTGGCCGCTGCTGCGTGGGGCCACCTCCGGATCGCTGACGGCGCAGGGCGCGGTGCAGCTGATCAACCGCGAGCGCGCCGTCGTGGTCGATGTGCGCGAACCCGAGGAATTCGCCTCCGGCCACATGATCGGCGCCAGGAACGTGCCGCTCAATCAGCTCGAGGCCAAGCTCGCTTCCGCAGTCAAGAACAAGACGGTGCCGCTGCTGCTGGTGTGCGCCACCGGGGCGCGGGCGCAGCGCGCCGTGGCCATCGCCAAGAAACTCGGCTACGAGCAAGCCCAAGCCGTGGCTGGTGGGCTGAAATCCTGGAAAGAGGCTAATCTGCCGGTTGAAAAGGCCTGA
- the grxC gene encoding glutaredoxin 3 has protein sequence MQAVKMYTTAVCPYCIRAKQILKAKGVEEIEEIRIDGDPQARITMMNITQRRTVPQIFIGDTHVGGCDDLIALDSRGALVPLLQGG, from the coding sequence ATGCAAGCTGTCAAGATGTACACCACCGCCGTCTGCCCCTACTGCATTCGCGCGAAGCAAATCCTCAAAGCCAAGGGCGTCGAAGAGATCGAGGAGATCCGCATCGACGGTGATCCGCAAGCCCGCATCACGATGATGAACATCACCCAGCGGCGCACCGTGCCCCAGATCTTCATCGGCGACACGCATGTCGGCGGCTGCGACGACCTGATCGCCCTCGACAGCCGCGGCGCGCTGGTGCCGCTGCTGCAGGGCGGCTGA
- the secB gene encoding protein-export chaperone SecB: protein MADQQAQDPVFQIQRVYLKDLSLEQPNSPAILLEQEQPTVDIQLGVDAQPVTDGIFEITVSATVQTKIQDRTVFLVEAKQAGIFEIRNLPEEQMGPILGIACPQIVYPYLRGNVADVIQRGGFPPVHLAEINFQAMFEQQQAQAAGQASPIVTQ, encoded by the coding sequence ATGGCCGATCAGCAAGCCCAAGATCCCGTCTTCCAGATCCAGCGCGTCTACCTGAAAGACCTGTCGCTCGAGCAGCCGAACTCGCCGGCCATCCTGCTGGAGCAGGAGCAACCCACGGTCGACATCCAGCTCGGCGTCGATGCCCAGCCGGTGACCGACGGCATCTTCGAGATCACCGTTTCGGCCACCGTGCAGACCAAGATCCAGGACCGCACCGTGTTCCTGGTCGAGGCCAAGCAAGCCGGCATCTTCGAAATCCGCAACCTGCCGGAAGAGCAGATGGGCCCGATCCTCGGCATCGCGTGCCCGCAGATCGTCTACCCCTACCTGCGCGGCAATGTGGCCGACGTCATTCAGCGCGGCGGGTTCCCGCCGGTGCACCTGGCCGAGATCAACTTCCAGGCCATGTTCGAGCAGCAGCAGGCGCAGGCGGCCGGCCAGGCCTCGCCGATCGTTACCCAGTAG
- a CDS encoding NAD(P)H-dependent glycerol-3-phosphate dehydrogenase, producing MKICVLGAGAWGTALAVNAAGRHAVSLWARDPAQVQAMAATRENARYLPGIPLPPSLVLCSGAVLAAVADADLAIIATPMAALREQLTVLRDAAGPVAWLCKGVEPPLAGAEGLLAHEIHAQVAPGLAAGVLSGPSFAQEVAQGRPTALVAASAHAALREALVNAFHGPSLRVYANEDIVGVEVGGAVKNVLAIATGLADGLDLGLNARAALITRGLAEMTRLGLALGARPDTFMGLSGLGDLVLTATGDLSRNRKVGLLLAQGQTLAQAVDSLGHVAEGVYCARTVVQRARHLGVEMPIAESVVALLDGRVRPAEAVAELMRREPGVEAP from the coding sequence ATGAAGATCTGCGTGCTCGGTGCCGGCGCCTGGGGAACGGCGCTCGCCGTCAACGCGGCTGGCCGCCATGCGGTCAGCCTCTGGGCGCGCGATCCGGCCCAGGTGCAGGCCATGGCGGCGACGCGCGAGAACGCCCGCTACCTGCCTGGCATCCCGCTTCCCCCGTCGCTGGTTTTGTGCAGCGGCGCCGTGCTTGCTGCCGTCGCAGATGCTGACCTGGCCATCATTGCCACGCCCATGGCCGCTCTGCGCGAGCAGCTTACGGTGCTGCGCGATGCCGCTGGCCCCGTGGCGTGGCTCTGCAAGGGCGTGGAGCCCCCGCTGGCCGGTGCCGAGGGCCTGCTGGCGCACGAGATCCATGCCCAAGTCGCGCCCGGCCTGGCAGCCGGCGTGCTGAGCGGCCCCAGCTTTGCGCAGGAGGTCGCGCAGGGCCGCCCGACCGCGCTGGTCGCAGCCAGTGCCCATGCCGCGCTACGCGAGGCGCTGGTCAACGCCTTCCACGGCCCGAGCCTGCGTGTCTACGCCAACGAGGACATCGTCGGCGTCGAGGTCGGCGGCGCCGTGAAGAACGTGCTGGCGATCGCCACCGGCCTGGCCGACGGCCTGGATCTCGGCCTCAATGCACGCGCAGCCCTGATCACCCGCGGCCTGGCCGAGATGACGCGCCTGGGTCTCGCCCTGGGCGCCCGACCCGACACCTTCATGGGGCTTTCGGGCCTGGGCGACCTGGTGCTCACCGCCACCGGTGATCTCTCGCGCAACCGCAAGGTCGGCTTGCTTCTGGCCCAGGGCCAGACGCTGGCGCAGGCCGTGGACTCGCTCGGCCACGTGGCCGAGGGCGTCTATTGCGCGCGCACCGTGGTGCAGCGCGCGCGCCACCTGGGCGTCGAGATGCCCATTGCCGAGAGCGTGGTCGCCCTGCTCGACGGCCGCGTGCGGCCGGCGGAGGCGGTGGCGGAGCTGATGCGCCGCGAGCCAGGCGTCGAAGCGCCCTGA
- the nadC gene encoding carboxylating nicotinate-nucleotide diphosphorylase, whose translation MDDNFFDFSPARIAELAAADGARALREDAGDGDLTAALVPAGSRAHARVLLREPAVLCGSPWVDAVVRQLDPQARIVWHGAEGARCAADQVVLEVEGDARALLTAERTALNFLQLLSAVATRTAAYVEAVRGTRAVIVDTRKTLPGLRLAQKYAVRTGGGTNHRIGLYDAILIKENHIAAAGGVSAALRAAAEAGQRARFVEIEVETLAQLDEALGQGARMVLLDNMDLPTLREAVRRNDAAAGARAVLEISGGVTMESVRGLAETGVDRISIGALTKDIKAIDFSMRFQEA comes from the coding sequence ATGGATGACAACTTCTTCGACTTCTCCCCGGCCCGCATAGCCGAACTCGCTGCCGCCGACGGCGCGCGTGCCCTGCGTGAGGACGCCGGCGACGGCGACCTCACCGCCGCACTGGTGCCCGCCGGCAGCCGTGCCCATGCCCGTGTGCTGCTGCGCGAGCCCGCCGTGCTGTGCGGCTCGCCCTGGGTCGACGCCGTCGTGCGGCAGCTCGATCCGCAGGCGCGCATCGTCTGGCACGGCGCGGAAGGCGCGCGCTGCGCGGCCGACCAGGTAGTGCTGGAGGTCGAGGGCGATGCCCGTGCCTTGCTGACCGCCGAGCGCACCGCGCTCAACTTCCTTCAGCTCCTCAGCGCGGTCGCGACTCGCACGGCCGCCTATGTGGAGGCGGTGCGCGGCACGCGCGCCGTCATCGTCGACACGCGCAAGACGCTGCCGGGCCTGCGCCTGGCGCAGAAGTACGCGGTGCGTACGGGCGGAGGCACCAACCACCGCATCGGCCTCTACGACGCCATCCTCATCAAGGAAAACCACATCGCCGCGGCCGGCGGCGTCAGCGCCGCGCTGCGCGCCGCCGCCGAAGCAGGCCAGCGGGCCAGGTTCGTCGAGATCGAGGTCGAGACGCTGGCCCAGCTCGACGAGGCGCTGGGCCAGGGCGCACGCATGGTCCTGCTCGACAACATGGATCTCCCCACCTTGCGCGAGGCCGTGCGCCGCAACGATGCGGCGGCGGGCGCCCGGGCCGTGCTGGAAATCTCGGGCGGCGTCACGATGGAGAGCGTGCGCGGCCTCGCCGAGACGGGCGTGGACCGCATCTCCATCGGGGCCCTGACCAAGGACATCAAGGCGATCGATTTCTCGATGCGTTTCCAGGAAGCCTGA
- the nadA gene encoding quinolinate synthase NadA codes for MTSAVISVEYEQPIASAACDTRHAWARVPAEPSKAEREALKSRIRRLLRERDAVMVSHYYVHPDLQDLAEETGGIVSDSLEMARFGRDHPAQTLVVSGVRFMGETAKILSPEKRVLMPDLDATCSLDLGCPADAFSAFCDQHPDRTVVVYANTSAAVKARADWLVTSSCALDVVSALHAQGRKILWAPDRHLGDYIRRETGADMLSWDGACIVHDEFKALELELLIEAHPGAKVLVHPESPASVIALADAVGSTSGILAAAQRMDAREFVVATDTGLLHKLRTLNPGKTFIEAPTAGNGATCKSCAHCPWMAMNGLADLARVLEKGEGEVHVAPALGRRARVPIDRMLAFTAGLKEGHPAGSLVAGIGAA; via the coding sequence ATGACATCAGCAGTCATCAGCGTCGAGTACGAGCAGCCGATCGCCTCCGCCGCCTGCGACACGCGCCATGCCTGGGCACGTGTGCCGGCCGAGCCCTCGAAGGCCGAGCGCGAGGCGCTCAAGTCCCGCATCCGCCGCCTCCTGCGCGAGCGCGATGCGGTGATGGTGTCGCACTACTACGTGCACCCCGACCTGCAGGACCTGGCCGAGGAGACCGGCGGCATCGTCAGCGACTCGCTCGAGATGGCGCGTTTCGGCCGCGATCATCCGGCGCAGACCCTGGTCGTCTCCGGCGTGCGCTTCATGGGCGAGACCGCGAAGATCCTTTCGCCCGAGAAGCGCGTGCTGATGCCCGACCTCGACGCCACCTGCTCGCTCGACCTGGGCTGTCCGGCCGATGCCTTCAGCGCCTTCTGCGACCAGCACCCGGACCGTACCGTGGTCGTCTACGCCAACACCAGCGCCGCCGTGAAGGCGCGTGCCGACTGGCTGGTCACCTCCAGCTGTGCACTCGACGTGGTGAGCGCCCTTCACGCGCAAGGCCGCAAGATCCTCTGGGCGCCCGACCGGCACCTGGGCGACTACATCCGCCGCGAAACCGGCGCCGACATGCTGAGCTGGGACGGCGCCTGCATCGTGCATGACGAGTTCAAGGCGCTCGAGCTCGAACTGTTGATCGAGGCCCATCCGGGCGCCAAGGTGCTGGTGCATCCCGAATCACCGGCGTCGGTCATCGCGCTGGCAGACGCCGTGGGCTCCACTTCGGGCATCCTTGCCGCCGCGCAGCGCATGGACGCGCGCGAGTTCGTCGTCGCCACCGACACCGGCCTCCTGCACAAGCTGCGCACGCTCAACCCCGGCAAGACCTTCATCGAGGCGCCCACCGCTGGCAACGGCGCCACTTGCAAGAGCTGCGCGCACTGTCCCTGGATGGCGATGAACGGCCTGGCCGATCTGGCCCGCGTGCTGGAGAAGGGCGAAGGCGAGGTGCATGTAGCGCCGGCGCTGGGCCGGCGTGCGCGCGTGCCGATCGACCGCATGCTGGCCTTCACCGCCGGGCTCAAGGAGGGCCACCCGGCGGGGAGCCTGGTCGCCGGCATCGGCGCGGCTTGA